Sequence from the Microplitis demolitor isolate Queensland-Clemson2020A chromosome 2, iyMicDemo2.1a, whole genome shotgun sequence genome:
atttgttttcaataattctacatattttatttttaatcattagaaATCACGATTATGtcgttttttttcgatattgtcttcaaaaacgctttaaaaaatttttccactataGCTAGATATTGtcctagaaaaaatttcttttatagagaatttttgttttgtatttcATAACTTATTGCAAGTTGTTAAAGAGCAACGAAAAAGTTACCCtactcataataaaaaattgatgaaaattaataactcagtgcaaaattgaaataaaaaacttttttataattaattggacattttttttctccaaaactgaaatatatcataatatatttataatgaaaactttgctttttttatcaacaaatactTAACTAAGCGATCAATAATGcacaatttattgttttaaatgtgAACTAAGATACTTACACATAAAAGaaaacttgataaatattttgaagtttCTCAGCtgataaaaactaaaattcgtataaattttatcaaaacataaattacatagaaattttttttaaatatcttatcAAAAAGCCTTAAAATCAGTACACATTAAAGTTTGATGATGAATATCTTTTGAAGGCTTAATTTAATCGTCAAAATATAAGACACCACTTTTATAGAGCAGTTAATTTCCTACAGAAATTTGTATTGGgcattttataatagtcagttattgtcgagttataaaattcataaacattaatgaaatttgtcttaaaatgattaaacttTAATCGTCAATATCATTGAAATGGTGAggtttacgaaaaaaatataagatacctCTTTTGTAGagtattcaatttcctacaaaattctttccgaatatttttttgtacaatcaaATAATGATgaggtatgaatttttttctattggactgagaaaaaaaaatagaaaactgcGATGCGGAGGATCTTcctatgaaaattaaaagctcatatttggtgagaatttttttaaggtgtctAGCAACCCGTTTTTCGATcgcatttgtaaaaaaaaattgttgattttattGACCCACccgaacatatatatatatatataaatatatatatatatatattagggtgtttcagaaaaaaaatttttttttcttatggtctcaaaagttagtcttaggtataaaaaaaattctcccaAGAAAGCAGCTCGAAATCTCAATTCTACTAAGAGTTCAACGAATCCttattttcccattcaaattgcatgtaaaataattttttcttgtttcttaaaaataaaagtattaaaaaattttttttctgaaaattgaAGCACACAGttctgtaggaaattaaattctctagaAAAAAGCTTCTGATGGTTTTCTCCGgagaactaacagaaaaaaaagttatgaaactttaaactatattaaatagtataacttTATGTTTCGATTATAttaaacagttttttaaatagaaatttaggttttttcatATGCACTAATgttatttgtcaattttttttttaacacatgggaaaaattttccttactttcgcaacagaacttttttttttaactgaaaatgcagaaagaaaaaaatttttatttcttaaaaaaaatatttttctttcgaaattattacgcaaaataagtaagatttcagaaatctttttaaaacacCTTACTGATTATACATAGCATATAGATTCACTATATAAACTTGTACACGTaataaaatccggaaattatctttacgttaagtttttcaattcactgttgtttcaagcttcatagctttttttctgttagttgtaCGAAGAAAACACTTACAggtttttttgtagaaaatttaatttgctacaagATCACGtactttgattttaaaaaaaattttttttaaatacttttatatataaaaaacaaaaaaaaaattttttacacgtaattcaaatgagaaaattaatattgattgagCTCTTAGCAGGATTGAGCTTTCAAGCTACTCTTTTGGGAGGATTTTTCTAATACCTAAGACCAACTTTCAAGACCataagactttaaaaaaaaaagaaatgtttattttgaaacaccctaatatatatgtatatgttagggtgtttcaaaataagcatttctttttgtttttagagccttatggttttttaaaattatccttAGGTAATAGATAAATCTTCCAGAAAGGGTAGCTGAAAAGCTTAATCCTGCTAAGAGTTCaaccaatattaattttctcatttgaactacatgaaaaaaatttttttttttgttttttatatataaaagtatctaaaatctttttatcgGGTATTAAAGTCCGTGGTCTTGTAGTAAatgaaattctctacaaaaaagcccTAAGTGTTTTCTTCGtacaactaacagaaaaaaaattttgaagcttGAAGCGATAGCGAATTGAAAAACTTACCGTAATGATAATTTCCGGATTTCATTATGTGTACATGTTTATATGGTGAATCTATATACTATGTATAATCAGTAAgatgttttaaaaagattaCTAAGATCTAACTTATTTTCCGTGTAAATTTCGaaagaaaagtatttttttaaaaattaaaattttttttctttttgtatttgtaaattaaaaagatagttctattttaaaagtaagaataatttttcccatgtGTTCGAAAAAACAATTGACAGATGACATTAGCTCAGATGGAAAAACCTAAACTTCTATTAAAAAACTAGTTAATATAAAGAAAACATGGagttatactatttaatatagtttaaggattcataacttttttgcTGTTAGTTCTCCTGAGATAACaggagcttttttgtagagaatttgatTTCGTTTAAGACTATGtactttgattttaaaaaaaaaattttgttaaatgcaatatgaatgagaaaataaattttcattgagcTCTTAGTAGAATTGAAATTTCTAAGTAGTTGAATGAGAGGGTTTCGAAACCAAGAATCAAAACAGCAACCTACCTTACTGACCTCAGATAAGCGACGATCGTTGGTAATGTAGATTTGATTTTACCGATATTTTGTGCTGTTGTAGGTAATGTAGAtctattttatcgatatttgggggccttttttaatttatatggtAATGTAGATTTGTTCTTATCGATATTTGAAGCTGTTATCGGTaatgtagatttattttatcgatatttgagaccttttttcatatatgtggTAATGTAGATTTGTTCTTATCGATATTTGGGGCTGTTGTGGGTAATGTAGATTTATTTCATCGATATTTTGgaccttttttttcattgatgatGACGTAGATTTGTTGAGACTTGCCCATGATAATGCAGGCTTGGTTGAAGCATGGTTGATCATGGTAAcgcagatttaatcggaaccTGATAATGGTAATGAAGATTTCGTTGGGCCCTGTTTCCGCCGATCGATAAAAGCAGATTTTTGGTACTTAGTGGatattcaagaaatttttagtatatatatatatatatatatatatatatatatatatatatatatatatatatatatatttgaattttttactgttttacgTAGGATTGGAGGGGATCGAACGTTTGAGAATCATCTCGAATTTTCTACGCATAAATTGGTGGGGATATATTTCTTTCATTCTGGATCGTTCTAGGCCTTTTAAGAGCTgtaagggggggggggtttATGGCCAAATTCCGAAAGTTTTtctgagaatattttttattttattagaagtaGGGGGTTTAACGGTTGATTTAACCGGTTTTGAACCAATCATTTTTACTCTGTGCTCCCACAAAGAATATTTTCTAGAGGGGGTCACCATTATAAAACTCATGCTTTTTTCTTAAGTCCTCCTAGTTGTAGCTGTGCTAAATGGAGGAACTAAGTGATagtgaaaaacattttttacgtATTAGTCATCCGGGTATGATAGACACTGATGAAatagttgaaaattattttggtgacATATGTCCAGAGTTTATTGGTTCTTTTCTAAGTGATCTATtttcttattacaaaaatttagatataatCAGAAGCAAACGAGATTCATCGTGCCCAAGTTGCATTGCTCTGAAAGATTCGataaagaatttatataaaatcatttaatatcttgaaaaattagaGAGTCGCatagttgataaataaatatataacaatggAGTATATAGTGGATTTCGTTGGTTATATAGTTTccaatggaaaatttattgtcaagGAACTATGTGTAGTTGATATTTATAACCTAAACAATGCAAATGGTGTTTATCAGTGTAAAATTTGTGTATTCAAACCACCTATCCAGTACACTAACACTGTGATTGTGCAACAAAGTGAAGAGCAAGATGGGAATCGTCATGGTATTCACTGGGATACTGGTGATCATCCTTATGAATCATTGCAACCTATGGTAAAACAACTAGTTCAGAATGcacgatatttttatgtacaagGGCCAACAATGCAAAAACGACTCGAAGAAATGATTGATTATGCAGTCCCAGTTATTGATTTAGAAcaaatgagatttttttcgATTGATAATCTCGAAAATATGAACAGACCTCGATGTGAATTCAGATTCGACCACACCAAACTTGGACATGCTTGTTCATATGAAACTGTTCAGCAGCTAAAACAAtggtttttgaaatattggGGCTGTAATCCATCATATAAGAAATCAGTACAGTTATTCTATCAACTATCAGATTTGAGAAAAATGGATGCAGCTGACATCGCTTGTCTTGATGATGTGTTCATTCTCCAATTCGCTCGATCTCAAATATGATTTGTCTGGGATAAACtaccaattaatttaaaacaaaactttaaaattatagactATAAGTTTTGCATTGAACATAATTCAATTACAAGTCCTGATTATGATGTCCCAGGAATTCATCTTTATCCTTACAAAAAAGATTGTACTAAgtgtaaaaaactaaaagatgcattaaaataattataaatgcatacttaacatttatttcaaacttatataattatatgtactTTTCATGCtgtattaattgattatgTGAATTGGGTataagcaaaaataaaatttattaaaacatatttttatttgtgaaaaatttatttatttcttttaaccTTGTTAtctaatacaataattattaagttaattttcttacaGTACTACGTAATggattatattcaataatacGATCATGCAGAATTTAGCAGTATGCTGACGTCTGATCGGAAAACTGATTCAAATTCATTTGATCATTTGATTCAAATTCAACACGAATGTCAACTGGTCCAGATTTGATTGattcattttgttttgaacaattaataatgtaGAGTGATGCTTCTTCCAAAAATCCTGCTTTAGTTAACAATGGTTACTGCTCTTTATTATAGTATGACGtttgaaaattagtatacATATCATACAATAAAGCATACTGATTGCGATTAATGTTTAGATTCAAATTTCCATATGGATAACTTTGAGAATTGAGGAAAACTTTTACATCTCGGATATTACAATGATCAAAGTGACTGGAATTTTTcgtcacaatattttttcttgcagTTTGAAATCCTAGAACCAAATATCGTGGTTTCTCCAATTGCGTCGAAGTTTTGATAGGCCAAACATGTTTCGTTGTTTTCGGAAGTAGTGGATATTCATATAATTGCCATGTACGGTAGCTTAATGGAATAGCTGGATCATTTGCGATAAAACTGAGTGCTTGAATCTTCTGTTTATCCGACATTGTAATGTATGGTACATTCCATTCCACTTTATTAAGaactattttaactttttcagcAGCCTCTCGAGCAGCAGGTGTATGTAGATATGAGTTAATATCAGTGTTTGATCTTATGAGAATTAATTCATGCTTAGCATTCATAACAATTCGATTATGATCTTCAGCGAATCCAAGTAATAAACTCAgcagtataaaaatatcaaaatatccGTCACCATTACTCAATTTATCATCAGTTTGTAACCACCCGGCGTTTTCCATTAAATTAGCCTGTCCGGGAGTTAAAGATATATAATTCTTCATAAGACTTGTAATTCCAACATTCTTGCATCTATCAATTTCGATAGCATTCAGTTCGTAGCGTATTTCTTCAAACATGTGACAAACGGCCATGTTAACCAACTCCATAGTTTCACTAACTACAGTGCCATCTTCTTTCGTAAATCTCCCACAAATATGTAAAGCACTCTTACTCGGTAGTATGCATAAATCTTGATGTTGAATACTGATTCTTATTTCATCACTGTTATTAAATGTTGTTGAAGCATAAGGTTGATGTGAATGAACCTCATAGTGAGAAATCGATTCGTCGAAGATTATTGGTTTTTGGATGTTTAAGATTTCCGCCATGGTAGTATAATGCAGcacaaattgatttttcttattttaccaatcttccacgtaattttaatccCAGACTTTTGAGAAATTGGGCGTTCTGAGATGTTAGCACCCTGACGGGGACACGACGACTGATGGGCTTTAGGCATGATGCTTGACTTTTATAACTAcctccaatttttttatcaaatacaatCCCCATTatttcactgattttatatacAATCTTATTGTAATTGTTTCACCACGAAAATTCACCGAATTCCCATCTTGATCGACAATTCGCAGCTGAAGATTGTGTATTGACTGTACTGCGACTGGTAAGTAAATGATGGGGGATGGTACTTCGATGATCTTATATCCTGGTGCAATACTTGGGAAAAACTCATGAACTGTGTGAACTTTACGGTTATTCATATATGCACCAGTAGTAATATTGCACTCAACTCGCAGTGCATTGATTTTAAGGATTTTTATTGGTAAATCGGATTTGTGTAGAAGGTATGGCGCAAGTCGACGATTTCCAAATCCCAATAATGATGCGATAGAATCATTCGgctcaaaatttacaatttgattacatttaatttcactatgtaattcattgttatttgcTCTGATACTTAATTCTACTCCCTCAGGTAATTCCTTtattcaatacttttcaatgtcACGTAGTTCATAACATCCGGTTggtattgttataattttatctgctTCCTTTCCATTTATGCTGGATAAATACAACTTATTACAACCTTCATCGATATTAGGTATAGAATTGAATGTTAACAACTCTACAAGCCCCAAGACATAACTTTTCCCAGGCAATAATTCAATGGGTGGAAAATATTGAGCTTCCAATGTGGAGGTCGCTCCAGATAGTGTTAACGTCAACGAATCAGCCATGAATAAACACATTTTATACTCGTCTCatatattaggtgtacaaaaaagttctacccgtttttcaaagatggagttatctaacagctatttataggttagctatgaatacgtatatgtacatgcacagctgtttgtactctttaaattcattaaacttttaatatattaatcttcgatatatatatttttttattaagttaaaaatggaagtaagtaatgagcatatccgccattgtcttttatatgaatttcatcaaggaaaaagtgctgctgaagctcaaagaataatctgtgcaacttatggtgacagtgttattgatgacagtacttgtcgaagatggtttcggaaattcacaagcggagattttaatttaaatgataaaccacgctctggaagaccttcaacaatcagtgacgagaaattggaagaattactaaatcaagattctgcacaaacacaacaagaacttgcgaaaaagttaaacgttactcaacaagctatttctgaaagattacatgctttaggtaagattcaaaaagaaggaaaatgggtacctcatgaattaactccagaacaacgagagagacgagttggcacctgcctgtcgttgctttcatgacataaaaaaaaaaaagttttttgtggaaacttgtaacaggggacgaaaagtgggtttactatgagaatcctaaacgtcgaaaacattgggtagacccaggacaaccaacgacatcaacaccaaaacgtaatgtttttgggaaaaaaatattgctttgtatttggtgggatgagtggggcgtgctatgttatgagttactcaaaccaggagaaaccgttactggagaacgctacagttgtcaattaaaaaaattagcagatgaaatcaacagtaaaagacgatttgcgggacaaaaacctcgaccagtgatactgcagcatgataacgccaggcctcatagaagttcaatcgtccaccacactataaatgatttacagtgggaagttttaccgcacccggcgtattcaccagaccttgcaccgtgtgattttcacctattccgttcattgcaaaattacttggctgacaaacacttacaaaatgaaaacgaaatgcaaaaaacaatagatgatttcatttcgacaaaagatcaagccttttatcgccgtgggatccatcagttgcctgagcgttggcaaagggtagtagatgctgatggtggttattttgattaaaatttgtattttatttaaaatttttaaatatatttttttttgacaaaaaacgggtagaacttttttgtacacctaatatttataattgattatttagaaATCTGAGACACAAGTGTCCACATATGACGGTATCATAATCTTGATATTTCTGATGATTATATTTCACGCTACCAACATCGAGATATTTCATGAGTTCATTTGGTGGTTGAAGGTTGCCaaaactgtcaaaataaatgacGTCATCACCATTCTTCTTGTATGCAACCCAATGAGTTCCAACaccatttttatcatctaGATTTATGATTGCTGATTCCTTTTTCGATGGACTAGattttggtaaattattaCTCATGAAAACACCTCGgaaatatggaatttttaaatcctttGCATATTTGATTAAATCAAAATTGGTCAGAGCTCGATGAGGTAGCGTTACATGTTTTTTGAAGGAGGACTTAAATATAATCCCATTCCAGACTTGTATGGTGACAAGTATAACCCTTTTCCCAAGGCTATAGCTTCCATTGTTGAATTATGCCGTTTAGTCTCCTCCAATTCACGTTTAGCAGTCTTGGCAGCATTCACAGCTCTAGCGATACCAGCAGCGCCCCCAGCTAATGCACCAGTAGCACTTAAACCAGCAAGAattggtattaaaaatggtagCAATCCACCTACTTTTAGTGGTGGTATGGGTAATACACGCGAtgatcgtatattttttttcccaccaaCCATTTTTACAGCTTCACGAGCGCCCCGTAATGCAGACTTGAATGGTGAAATGAGTACACCGTCGTTCATCGTTTTTTAAGCTGATTTTATAATTCGTCGGATGGGGAcaagtcgtttttttttctttactgtcTTTTTCGTCTTTTTACTATTTCTCTTAGACTCCTCCctctttattttcaacttctttTTAACTGTAGCCATCTTTTTCATGCCCATACCCAAACTTTTCTTCACTCTCATGGTTTTATTGACTCCCCAAGCCACAACTTTTTCACCAAGGCTAGCATCTTTTGCATGAAGACGTTGTAGAGCTTTTTCAGCAAGCGCTTTATCAGCCTCATGACATGTTGCCATATTGTCAGCACGATTCTTAAAGTAAGCAATGTCATGAGCTTTACATGCTCTGTCCAGAGGATTTATACCTGGATCACCTCGAGCTAATCTTTTCGTTAATTTTGTACCAGGTCCACAATACTGATATCCCGGCACATGTAATTCTATaggtagtttatttataacactGTTGATAAAACCTTTGCCACGCTTAGTTTCAACTTTACTAATACGTCTGCTCTTAACCATTGCAGATCAATGACTAATCTCAATTGTATAAATACTTGGTACTTATAAGCGTATTGTTGAGTCAGAATCAAGTCATCAGCAGATTAACATAGTATTTAGTGTCAtctaaaataattcgaaaatgaagtttgaaaaacaGACAGCAAAATTACCTGTGATcaattttgatcaaataattcaaggtGATGagaaaaacattcaaaaacGTCTTGGTTCACTACTACCAAATACTGTTCGAGCAGTCCTTTGTGGGCCATCGAACTGTGGGAAAACGAATGCACTCCTTGCACTAATTACTCATCCTAATGGTTTGAGATTTGAGAACATTTATGTATACTCTAAATCATTGAATCAgcctaaatataaattcttagaGTCAGCACTACAGCCTATAGAAGGAGTTGGATACTTCCCATTTAATGATCATGAATCAGTTGTTAATCCAGATGATGCACAACCGAATTCGCTTATGATATTCGATGACGTAGCTTGTGAGAAGCAAGATCATGTCagagcatatttttgtatgggGCGGCACAAAAATGTTGATAGCTTTTATCTCTGTCAAACCTATACACGTATACCAAAACATCTGATACGTGACAATGCCAATTTTCTTGTACTTTTCGTCAAgatgaaatgaatttgaaGCACATATATGATGATCATGTGAATACAGATATCCTCACagtgaattcaaaaatttatgttcaGCATGCTGGAATGATAAGGAAAGTGATAATAAACACGAATTTGTTGTTATTGATAAGGatagtgaattaaataatggaCGTTATAGAAAAGGTTTTGAttgttttataagtataaattaatcataccCTATACAAATTGGTCCAGTCATAAATAACATTCAAGTGTGCAAACATGGCGTGTAGAAATATTTCTCAGCAGAAAGATATGCTGCTTCAGATATCTAAAGTTAGTGATGCAATAAGACAGaagcataaaatattaaaagttgataaagATACTTCTGAACAAGCTGCAAATGAAATGTTTAAACCTATAGTGACGCCGTTAATGACATTAGTTGAGAATTCTAAAGTTTTCAAACATGAAATTAAAGAAGAAGCTGTGGAAAACTTTCCGTTGAAGAAACGCGAACATAGTGACTATCCGAGTAACTATCAAACTGTTTATACTAATGACAGTGAAATATATGATGGTCAAAATACTTTCGATGACTTAAATGGCTGTGGTGCTAGTACCACCAACTTGGACGAAACCATTATATCAGATCCCCCAATCTCTGCAAGTACACCGCTGAGATATCATAGCTCCATCTCCAAATATattgaaatgttaaataaaacaaatccTAAAGGCTTAGATACAAGATTTGggattcgtaaaaaaaataatcaattattttttgaaaattcaccTGTCCAATTTCGTGATAATACAATTTCAGTGAATCATCAAAGTTATGTCTTATCACCGGGActtatagaattattatttaaaagtgatccACATGAAAAATCTATTACAAAATATGATTTAGATGTATACCATAAACTGATCATtttcacaaacacacacaggaaaaattatgaatccGAAAGAAGTCTTTATGTTGAAAGGagttctaaatatattaaatatattgctGACTATGTTCAGTCACCAATAAAAAAGGGTAAAGGACTACCAGACTTAATGACTGTTTCAAAGAAGCGAAAATATGtggattatatttattggGATGATCCTAATGAA
This genomic interval carries:
- the LOC128667352 gene encoding uncharacterized protein LOC128667352 gives rise to the protein MAEILNIQKPIIFDESISHYEVHSHQPYASTTFNNSDEIRISIQHQDLCILPSKSALHICGRFTKEDGTVVSETMELVNMAVCHMFEEIRYELNAIEIDRCKNVGITSLMKNYISLTPGQANLMENAGWLQTDDKLSNGDGYFDIFILLSLLLGFAEDHNRIVMNAKHELILIRSNTDINSYLHTPAAREAAEKVKIVLNKVEWNVPYITMSDKQKIQALSFIANDPAIPLSYRTWQLYEYPLLPKTTKHVWPIKTSTQLEKPRYLVLGFQTARKNIVTKNSSHFDHCNIRDVKVFLNSQSYPYGNLNLNINRNQYALLYDMYTNFQTSYYNKEQ